One genomic region from Campylobacter sp. RM5004 encodes:
- the metK gene encoding methionine adenosyltransferase, with protein MYLFTSEVVSAGHPDKCADIIADTIVDLHINYDKNARVASEVFVAGKNVIIGGEIKSNLKVSQEEYEELVKNALIKIGYKEDSHFSKAECLHPSDVKVQVLLNEQSNDINQGVDQKDGEIGAGDQGMMFGFASSEAPEFMPAAIYYARLICNKVYEYALNNPHEFGVDIKTQVTIDYESKENYENCKPKKIHTIVVSAPSVSSLSLDEVRTKIMSLIENSGLPKELFNKNDCIIYINPTGRYVNHSSLHDSGLTGRKLIVDSFGGYSPIGGGAQSSKDYTKVDRSGLYAARYIAKNIVASGLAKKCIVQISYAIGIAKPTSVNVDCMGTNTSVDDNILSAFVESNFALTPRWIKEKFRLDEPSKAGFSYADVATYGQVGVASYPWEKLDSVEIFKSLAK; from the coding sequence ATGTATTTATTCACAAGTGAAGTAGTTAGTGCGGGTCATCCTGATAAATGTGCTGATATTATTGCTGATACCATAGTTGATTTGCATATAAACTATGATAAAAATGCTCGTGTAGCAAGCGAAGTTTTCGTAGCTGGTAAAAATGTAATAATCGGCGGAGAAATCAAATCAAATTTAAAAGTTAGTCAAGAAGAATACGAAGAATTAGTAAAAAACGCTTTAATTAAGATAGGTTATAAAGAAGATTCACATTTTAGCAAGGCTGAGTGCTTACACCCAAGTGATGTTAAAGTGCAAGTTTTATTAAACGAACAAAGTAATGATATTAATCAAGGTGTTGATCAAAAAGACGGCGAAATAGGAGCAGGAGATCAAGGTATGATGTTTGGCTTTGCAAGTAGTGAAGCGCCTGAGTTTATGCCTGCTGCAATTTATTATGCAAGATTAATTTGCAATAAAGTTTATGAATACGCTTTAAATAATCCGCATGAGTTTGGAGTTGATATTAAAACTCAAGTTACAATTGATTATGAGAGCAAAGAAAATTACGAAAATTGTAAGCCTAAAAAAATCCATACAATAGTAGTTTCAGCTCCAAGTGTGAGTTCTTTAAGCCTTGATGAGGTTCGCACAAAAATTATGAGTTTAATAGAAAACTCAGGCTTACCAAAAGAATTATTTAATAAAAATGATTGCATTATTTATATTAACCCAACAGGTCGCTATGTAAATCACTCAAGCTTACATGATAGTGGTCTTACAGGTAGAAAACTAATAGTAGATAGTTTTGGTGGGTATAGCCCAATAGGTGGGGGTGCTCAAAGCTCTAAAGATTATACCAAGGTTGATAGAAGTGGGCTATATGCTGCAAGATACATTGCAAAAAATATCGTAGCAAGTGGCTTAGCTAAAAAGTGCATAGTGCAAATTAGTTACGCAATAGGTATTGCAAAACCAACAAGCGTAAATGTTGATTGTATGGGAACAAATACAAGTGTAGATGATAATATTTTAAGTGCATTTGTTGAAAGCAATTTCGCTTTAACTCCTAGATGGATTAAAGAAAAATTTAGATTAGATGAGCCAAGTAAAGCAGGATTTTCTTATGCTGATGTGGCAACTTACGGACAAGTTGGCGTTGCGTCATATCCTTGGGAAAAGCTTGATAGCGTTGAGATTTTTAAAAGTTTAGCGAAATGA
- the sstT gene encoding serine/threonine transporter SstT, producing MLSSVITRYKSTNLIVQILIGIILGVIVGIFVPSLVDFTSLLGNFFIGALKAIAPILVFILVLSAISTREYGDGTKKIKKVIILYLIGTFLASVCAVVASFLFPTKLILEIPQNTDLIPPSSVIKVFQDLLFSMVENPVKALANGNYIGILTWAIAAGIALKTCSKEVKRVFIDINEGTIKIVAFIVRLAPFGIFGLVSSNIARTGIETMANYAMLLVVLVGTMLFVTFVINPLIVFFVTKKNPYPLVWVCLKHSAIYAFFTRSSAANIPVNMALCSKINVDKELYGVSIPLGATINMAGAAVTIAILALSAVHTLGINVSFTQALLLSFLAAFAACGASGVAGGSLLLVPLACSLFGISDDIAMQVVGVGFIIGVIQDSVETALNSSTDVLFSAICSDTQIDLSRV from the coding sequence ATGCTAAGTTCAGTTATTACAAGGTATAAAAGCACTAATTTAATCGTGCAAATACTAATAGGCATTATTTTAGGTGTTATTGTTGGAATTTTTGTTCCTAGTTTGGTTGATTTTACTTCACTTTTGGGTAATTTTTTTATAGGTGCATTAAAAGCTATTGCTCCAATTTTAGTATTTATTTTAGTGCTTAGTGCGATTTCTACTAGAGAATACGGAGATGGAACAAAGAAAATTAAAAAAGTTATAATTTTATATTTAATAGGGACATTTTTAGCTTCTGTTTGTGCTGTTGTAGCGTCGTTTTTATTCCCTACAAAGCTAATTTTAGAAATCCCACAAAATACTGATTTGATCCCACCTAGTAGTGTTATTAAAGTATTTCAAGATTTATTATTTAGTATGGTTGAAAACCCTGTAAAAGCCTTAGCTAACGGAAATTATATAGGTATTTTAACTTGGGCAATTGCAGCAGGAATTGCACTTAAGACTTGCTCAAAAGAAGTAAAAAGAGTTTTTATAGATATTAACGAAGGAACTATTAAAATCGTAGCATTTATTGTTCGCTTAGCACCATTTGGAATCTTTGGACTTGTAAGCTCAAATATAGCAAGAACAGGAATTGAAACAATGGCAAATTATGCGATGTTATTAGTAGTTTTGGTTGGCACTATGCTATTTGTAACATTTGTAATAAATCCTTTAATAGTATTTTTTGTAACTAAGAAAAATCCTTATCCTTTGGTTTGGGTTTGTTTAAAACATTCTGCAATTTATGCTTTCTTTACTAGAAGTTCGGCTGCAAATATTCCTGTAAATATGGCACTTTGCTCAAAAATCAATGTAGATAAAGAATTATATGGAGTTTCAATTCCACTAGGTGCAACCATCAATATGGCAGGAGCTGCCGTAACCATTGCTATATTAGCACTTTCGGCTGTGCATACTCTAGGAATTAATGTAAGCTTTACACAAGCATTATTGTTAAGCTTTTTAGCTGCGTTTGCTGCTTGTGGGGCTAGTGGGGTTGCTGGGGGTTCTTTGCTTTTAGTTCCACTTGCTTGCTCGTTATTTGGGATAAGCGATGATATTGCTATGCAAGTAGTTGGAGTTGGCTTTATAATAGGTGTTATTCAAGATAGCGTTGAAACTGCACTAAATAGCTCAACTGATGTGCTATTTTCTGCGATTTGCTCTGATACACAAATAGATTTAAGTAGGGTTTAA
- a CDS encoding M3 family oligoendopeptidase codes for MEWDLSIIYKNKEDLYNNLKDLEKRADDFASKYENKLNECVEFEIGIKELENIYEGLSKAGAYAYLNFAKDSSNGAFLQEISEICTKISSKLVFFEIEFCELENAQEIANKSSEYSYMLNNWLKSKKYQLSKSNEQIFMKMSVNGNEAFSRLFDEYLSNITFKLDLEKISEEELLSKLYSPDRALRKRAADALTKGLKKNIKTLSFIFNMIKNHHKTECELRGYENPLRARNLSNQISDESVMSLIKVAESNYHLVEKYYNKKREILGLKELKDYDRYAPLYSDTSNDWDFEKSCKVVKDTFNKFSPKFADIMQKALNNHALDVYPAKNKRGGAFSYGINPQPFVMLNHTNNQRDLFTLAHELGHLIHQSLAGQKLGYFNANTPLTTAETASVFAEMLTYDAIKDTLSAKEKKALLASKIEDIFATFFRQINFTNFEIALHNHEGELSVDELCDLWLAEGQKMFGSSVKLRKKYKYWFSYIPHFIHSPFYCYAYSYAQLLVLALFGLYKSGKCPNFVDIYTEFLASGGSKSPAELVALFGLDLNSDEFWQLGINEISKMVQEFCE; via the coding sequence ATGGAATGGGATTTAAGCATAATTTATAAAAACAAAGAAGATTTATACAATAATTTAAAAGATTTAGAAAAAAGAGCTGATGATTTTGCTAGTAAATACGAAAATAAACTTAACGAATGCGTGGAATTTGAAATAGGAATTAAAGAATTAGAAAATATTTACGAAGGACTTAGCAAAGCTGGTGCTTATGCTTATTTAAACTTTGCAAAAGATAGCTCAAACGGAGCATTTTTGCAAGAAATAAGCGAAATTTGCACAAAAATTTCTTCAAAATTAGTATTTTTTGAAATTGAGTTTTGCGAACTTGAAAACGCACAAGAAATTGCAAACAAAAGTAGCGAATACTCATATATGCTAAATAACTGGCTAAAGAGCAAAAAATATCAGCTAAGCAAGAGTAACGAACAAATATTTATGAAAATGAGCGTAAATGGAAATGAAGCCTTTTCAAGATTATTTGATGAGTATTTAAGCAATATTACTTTTAAGCTTGATTTAGAAAAAATTAGCGAAGAAGAATTATTAAGCAAACTTTATAGCCCTGATAGAGCTTTAAGAAAAAGAGCAGCCGACGCACTTACAAAAGGACTTAAGAAAAATATCAAAACTCTAAGCTTTATTTTTAATATGATTAAAAATCATCACAAAACCGAATGCGAATTAAGAGGATATGAAAATCCTTTAAGAGCAAGGAATTTAAGCAATCAAATAAGTGATGAAAGCGTTATGAGTTTAATCAAAGTTGCTGAAAGCAATTATCATCTGGTAGAAAAATATTATAATAAAAAGCGTGAAATTCTAGGCTTAAAAGAGCTAAAAGATTATGATAGATACGCACCGCTTTACTCTGATACTAGCAATGATTGGGATTTTGAAAAATCTTGTAAAGTTGTAAAAGATACATTTAATAAATTTAGTCCAAAATTTGCTGATATTATGCAAAAAGCTTTAAATAATCATGCACTTGATGTATATCCAGCTAAAAATAAGCGTGGTGGAGCATTTAGCTATGGTATAAATCCACAACCATTCGTAATGCTAAATCATACAAATAATCAAAGAGATTTATTTACCTTAGCTCACGAATTAGGGCATTTAATTCATCAAAGTTTAGCTGGGCAAAAGCTTGGATATTTTAATGCAAACACACCATTAACCACAGCTGAGACTGCTAGTGTATTTGCTGAAATGCTAACTTATGACGCTATTAAAGATACGCTTAGTGCAAAGGAGAAAAAAGCACTTCTAGCAAGTAAAATTGAAGATATTTTCGCAACCTTTTTTAGACAAATTAATTTTACAAATTTCGAAATTGCTTTACATAATCACGAAGGCGAATTAAGTGTAGATGAGCTTTGCGATTTATGGCTAGCTGAAGGGCAAAAAATGTTTGGCTCTAGCGTAAAATTACGCAAAAAATATAAATATTGGTTTAGTTATATTCCACATTTTATACATTCGCCGTTTTATTGCTATGCTTATTCTTATGCGCAATTATTAGTTTTAGCTTTATTTGGACTTTATAAGAGTGGAAAATGCCCTAATTTTGTGGATATTTATACTGAGTTTTTAGCAAGTGGGGGTTCTAAATCACCGGCTGAGTTGGTTGCTCTTTTTGGTCTTGATTTAAATAGCGATGAGTTTTGGCAATTAGGTATAAATGAAATTTCAAAAATGGTTCAGGAGTTTTGTGAATGA
- a CDS encoding ATP-dependent helicase, translating to MSYLDKLNPAQKEAATFVDGSLLILAGAGTGKTQTMISRLVYLISEVGISPESILSLTFTNKAAASMKERAVSMLNDIGFSGNLPTLSTFHSFGMEFLSEYIELLDGRRRKNYRLIDTDDKKDIIKSLVLDKIRLDDINFLVKDKKDKEILKEEREFLNDETKKALAYIEEVKNTLEFETANTNHEIYVKYEEILTRDNLIDFDDLIILPHDILKQNPATAKKVSEKYSYIMVDEYQDTNLAQLKLLKLLCTAHQNIVVVGDDDQSIYSFRHARVQNILGFADDFKGSKIIKLEENYRSTKTILTHANNVISNNKSRYGKELFTNNKIDDDITRLENYHEVVYEIKKLIENDVKPSEICIIYRMNMSANFIEPRLISENIPYKVIGSVPFFERAEIKLLLNYLRLYINHNDNLAFKKIINMPKRKFGEKALEKLENNATKLSLLESLKDNLASFKNKEINDFVELFTNTQDKFALFLNKLLGLEVHKLFDNVKAREENCSVFFDIIRRECGFNADITKLTNFLNKIILQEQILKESNECINLLSIHASKGLEFSYVFLIDCDNGKMPCAFMGGGVDIEEERRLLYVAITRAKKKFYFQYDLTNPSIFVSEIMLIKAKEEVKEESSEFKINALVSHKLFGIGKVTNVENNTISVNFQGNIRKLNKSFLTLI from the coding sequence ATGAGTTATTTAGATAAACTAAATCCCGCTCAAAAAGAGGCGGCTACTTTTGTAGATGGAAGTTTGCTAATTTTAGCAGGTGCTGGAACAGGTAAAACCCAAACTATGATTAGTAGATTAGTTTATCTAATAAGCGAAGTTGGAATTAGTCCTGAATCAATCTTAAGCCTTACATTTACAAATAAAGCTGCAGCTTCTATGAAAGAGAGAGCAGTTTCAATGCTAAACGATATTGGCTTTAGTGGAAATTTGCCAACTCTTAGCACATTTCATAGCTTTGGAATGGAGTTTTTGAGTGAATATATAGAATTACTTGATGGGCGTAGAAGAAAAAATTATAGGCTAATTGATACTGATGATAAAAAAGACATTATAAAAAGCCTAGTCTTAGATAAAATTAGGCTAGATGATATTAATTTCTTAGTAAAAGATAAAAAAGATAAAGAAATTTTAAAAGAAGAAAGAGAATTTTTAAACGATGAAACGAAAAAAGCTCTTGCTTATATAGAAGAAGTAAAAAATACTTTGGAATTTGAAACAGCAAATACAAATCACGAAATATATGTAAAATACGAAGAAATTTTAACTAGAGATAATTTAATTGACTTTGATGATTTAATCATTTTACCGCACGATATTTTAAAGCAAAATCCAGCAACTGCAAAAAAAGTAAGCGAAAAATACTCTTATATAATGGTAGATGAGTATCAAGATACTAACCTAGCTCAATTAAAATTATTAAAGCTACTTTGCACGGCTCATCAAAATATAGTAGTAGTTGGTGATGATGATCAAAGCATTTATTCATTTCGCCATGCAAGGGTGCAAAATATCTTAGGTTTTGCTGATGATTTTAAGGGTTCAAAGATAATAAAACTTGAAGAAAATTATAGAAGCACGAAAACTATATTAACTCATGCAAACAATGTAATCTCAAACAATAAATCAAGATATGGAAAAGAGCTTTTTACTAATAATAAAATAGATGATGATATTACTAGGCTTGAAAATTATCATGAAGTAGTTTATGAGATAAAAAAACTTATAGAAAACGATGTAAAACCTAGTGAGATTTGTATTATTTATAGAATGAATATGAGTGCAAATTTCATTGAACCTAGGCTAATTAGCGAAAATATTCCTTATAAAGTAATAGGCTCGGTGCCGTTTTTTGAAAGAGCTGAGATAAAACTGCTTTTAAATTATTTAAGGCTTTATATTAATCATAATGATAATTTAGCTTTCAAAAAAATCATAAATATGCCTAAAAGAAAGTTCGGTGAAAAAGCCTTAGAAAAGCTTGAAAATAATGCTACTAAGCTTTCTTTACTTGAGAGCCTAAAGGATAATCTAGCAAGTTTTAAAAATAAAGAAATTAATGATTTTGTGGAGCTTTTTACCAATACGCAAGATAAATTTGCTTTATTTTTAAATAAATTATTAGGCTTAGAAGTTCATAAATTATTTGATAATGTAAAGGCAAGAGAAGAAAACTGCTCGGTGTTTTTTGATATTATTAGAAGAGAATGTGGCTTTAATGCTGATATTACTAAACTTACTAATTTTTTAAACAAAATCATCTTACAAGAGCAAATCCTAAAAGAAAGTAATGAATGCATAAATCTTTTAAGCATACATGCTAGCAAGGGGCTTGAGTTTTCTTATGTATTTTTGATTGATTGTGATAATGGCAAAATGCCTTGCGCTTTTATGGGTGGCGGGGTTGATATTGAAGAAGAGCGAAGACTTTTATATGTAGCAATTACTAGGGCTAAAAAGAAATTTTATTTTCAATACGATTTAACAAATCCAAGTATTTTTGTAAGCGAAATAATGCTTATTAAAGCAAAAGAAGAAGTAAAAGAAGAAAGCTCAGAGTTTAAAATAAATGCTTTAGTATCTCATAAATTATTTGGCATAGGCAAAGTAACAAATGTAGAAAACAACACAATCAGCGTTAATTTTCAAGGAAATATAAGAAAATTAAACAAAAGCTTTTTAACTCTTATTTGA
- a CDS encoding iron-sulfur cluster assembly scaffold protein, translated as MAKNNLISGSIWDEYSQKVQDLMNNPRHMGELTEEDAKATNTKLIVADFGAESCGDAVRLYWLVDEATNIIKDAKFKSFGCGTAIASSDTMAGLCIGKSVDEAVKITNIDVEFAMRDNPETPAVPPQKMHCSVMAYDVIKAAAAQYKGVNPEDFEEEIIVCECARVSLKTIKEVIRLNDLKSVEQITQYTKAGAFCKSCVRAGGHEKREYYLVDILAETRAQMDKERLAKATLSDNFDDLTVVKQIKAVEELLDAEIRPMLHMDGGDLEVIDIQKGNDGMCDLYIRYLGACSGCSSGSTGTLYAIENVLQENLSPNIRVIPV; from the coding sequence ATGGCAAAGAATAATTTAATAAGCGGTTCAATTTGGGATGAGTATTCACAAAAAGTTCAGGATTTAATGAATAATCCAAGACACATGGGAGAGCTAACTGAAGAAGATGCGAAAGCAACTAATACAAAGCTTATTGTAGCAGATTTTGGAGCTGAGAGTTGTGGAGATGCTGTTAGGCTTTATTGGTTAGTTGATGAGGCTACAAATATCATAAAAGATGCTAAATTTAAAAGCTTTGGCTGTGGAACAGCGATTGCAAGTAGCGATACTATGGCAGGTTTATGTATAGGAAAAAGTGTTGATGAAGCTGTGAAGATTACAAATATTGATGTTGAGTTTGCTATGCGTGATAATCCAGAAACTCCTGCAGTTCCACCTCAAAAAATGCATTGTAGCGTAATGGCTTATGATGTTATAAAAGCTGCAGCTGCTCAGTATAAAGGTGTAAATCCTGAAGATTTTGAAGAAGAAATAATAGTATGTGAGTGTGCAAGAGTTAGCCTTAAGACAATAAAAGAAGTAATAAGATTAAATGATTTAAAATCAGTTGAGCAAATCACACAATATACTAAAGCAGGTGCGTTTTGTAAATCTTGCGTAAGAGCTGGCGGACATGAAAAAAGAGAATATTATCTAGTAGATATTTTAGCTGAAACTAGAGCGCAAATGGATAAAGAGCGTTTAGCAAAAGCTACACTAAGTGATAATTTTGATGATTTAACTGTTGTAAAACAAATTAAAGCTGTAGAAGAGCTATTAGATGCTGAAATTCGCCCAATGCTTCATATGGATGGCGGTGATTTAGAAGTTATTGATATTCAAAAAGGCAATGATGGTATGTGTGATTTATATATTCGCTATTTAGGAGCATGTAGTGGCTGTTCTAGTGGAAGCACTGGGACATTATATGCGATTGAAAATGTTTTACAAGAAAACTTAAGTCCAAATATAAGAGTAATTCCTGTATAA
- a CDS encoding NifS family cysteine desulfurase, with product MKEIYLDNNATTMIDPSVFELMKPYLENIYGNPNSLHRFGQATHKPLNEALDKLYSGLGASDLDDVIITSCATESINWVLKGIYFDEILNKDKNEIIISGVEHPAVGATCAFLEARLGVKIKTLPVNSEGTCNVQDLKEMISDKTALVNIMWANNETGMIFPIKQLCDIAHEHGALFHTDATQAVGKIKVDFRSAGVDFASFSAHKFHGPKGVGGLYIKQGLKLTSLLHGGEHMGGRRSGTLNVAGIVGMAEALRLANLMLDYENSHIRRLRDKLEDEILTIPDVSVVGSRENRVPNTILASIKGVEGEAMLWDLNKAGIAASTGSACASENLESNPIMEAIGAEADLAHTALRLSLSRFNTESEIDYAAEQIKIAAKRLRAISSTYAYTPSFLKKDK from the coding sequence ATGAAAGAGATTTATTTAGATAATAACGCTACAACGATGATTGATCCTAGCGTTTTTGAACTTATGAAACCATATTTAGAAAACATTTATGGTAATCCAAATTCGCTTCATCGTTTCGGACAAGCAACACATAAGCCACTAAATGAGGCTTTAGATAAATTATATTCAGGTTTAGGTGCAAGTGATTTAGATGATGTAATCATTACTTCATGTGCTACTGAGAGTATTAACTGGGTTTTAAAAGGTATTTATTTTGATGAGATTTTAAACAAAGATAAAAACGAAATCATAATAAGCGGAGTAGAGCACCCTGCAGTTGGAGCTACCTGTGCTTTTTTAGAAGCAAGACTTGGTGTAAAAATCAAAACCTTACCTGTAAATAGCGAAGGCACTTGCAATGTGCAAGATTTAAAAGAAATGATAAGCGACAAAACTGCGCTTGTAAATATCATGTGGGCGAACAATGAAACAGGAATGATTTTCCCTATTAAGCAATTATGTGATATTGCTCATGAGCATGGGGCTTTATTTCATACAGACGCAACTCAGGCAGTAGGTAAAATCAAAGTAGATTTTAGAAGTGCAGGGGTTGATTTTGCTTCATTTTCAGCTCATAAATTCCACGGACCAAAAGGAGTTGGTGGGCTTTATATTAAACAAGGCTTAAAGCTTACTTCGTTACTTCATGGCGGAGAGCATATGGGTGGCCGTAGAAGTGGGACATTAAATGTTGCAGGAATTGTTGGAATGGCTGAGGCTTTAAGGCTTGCAAATTTAATGCTAGATTACGAGAATTCACACATAAGAAGATTAAGAGATAAACTTGAAGATGAGATTTTAACTATACCTGATGTTAGTGTGGTTGGAAGTAGAGAAAATAGAGTTCCTAATACTATTTTAGCAAGTATTAAAGGCGTTGAAGGCGAAGCAATGCTTTGGGATTTAAACAAGGCTGGCATAGCTGCAAGCACAGGAAGTGCGTGTGCATCTGAAAACCTTGAGAGCAATCCTATAATGGAAGCTATCGGAGCTGAAGCTGATTTAGCCCATACTGCACTAAGACTTAGTTTAAGTAGATTTAATACAGAAAGCGAAATTGATTATGCAGCAGAGCAAATCAAAATAGCTGCAAAGCGTTTAAGAGCAATTTCAAGCACTTATGCTTATACACCAAGCTTTCTTAAAAAGGATAAATAA
- a CDS encoding homoserine dehydrogenase yields the protein MKIALLGFGTVASGVAKLIETNKELIKKRLGKDIEISLVYSRTHKNNCPYKQTNNFEDVLNSDVDVVCELMGGTTFAYECIKQALAKDKHVITANKALLAYYRYDIEKMLKPNQYFGYEASVAGGVPIIKIIKEGLSANKFNCIKGILNGTSNYILTKMQNEGISYEIALKQAQELGYAEANPSLDINGMDAAHKLTILASLAYGINVKPEDILVQGIDKISNDDFYFAKEFEFGIKLLAIAKQNEDKVEIRVHPTLIDKNHILASVNNSMNAILLNDNALGESLYYGAGAGSLETASAVLSDLMQIADNKTRKMLGYNELPKVNLVSINDISSKYYLRLCVDDKIGVLNKITSFMSNNEISIDSLMQRPSKNQTRTIFITTHIANEAKITKLLSELQTQEFVKGEINLIRIEE from the coding sequence ATGAAAATAGCATTATTAGGATTTGGAACGGTTGCTAGCGGGGTAGCAAAATTAATAGAAACAAATAAGGAATTAATAAAAAAACGCCTTGGAAAAGATATAGAAATATCTTTAGTTTATTCAAGAACACATAAAAACAATTGTCCTTATAAACAAACAAATAATTTTGAAGATGTTTTAAATAGCGATGTTGATGTGGTTTGCGAGCTAATGGGCGGGACAACATTTGCTTATGAGTGTATAAAACAAGCTTTAGCTAAAGATAAGCATGTAATTACAGCAAATAAAGCCTTGCTAGCTTATTATCGTTACGATATTGAGAAAATGCTAAAGCCAAATCAATACTTTGGTTATGAAGCTAGTGTTGCTGGTGGAGTGCCTATTATTAAGATTATTAAAGAAGGTTTGAGTGCTAATAAATTTAATTGTATAAAAGGTATTTTAAACGGCACATCAAATTATATTCTAACAAAAATGCAAAACGAAGGAATAAGCTACGAAATAGCCTTAAAACAAGCTCAAGAATTAGGCTATGCTGAAGCAAATCCTTCGCTTGATATTAATGGAATGGATGCAGCTCATAAGCTTACGATTTTAGCAAGTTTAGCTTATGGGATTAATGTTAAGCCTGAAGATATTTTGGTTCAAGGAATTGATAAGATTAGCAATGATGATTTTTATTTTGCAAAGGAATTTGAATTCGGAATTAAGCTTTTAGCAATCGCAAAGCAAAACGAAGATAAAGTAGAAATAAGAGTTCATCCTACTTTAATAGACAAAAATCACATTTTAGCAAGTGTAAATAATTCTATGAACGCAATTTTATTAAATGACAACGCTTTAGGAGAGAGTTTATATTATGGAGCAGGTGCTGGTAGTCTTGAGACTGCTAGTGCGGTTTTAAGTGATTTAATGCAAATTGCTGATAATAAAACTCGCAAAATGTTAGGCTACAATGAATTGCCAAAAGTAAACCTTGTAAGTATTAATGATATAAGTTCAAAATACTACCTAAGACTTTGCGTAGATGATAAAATAGGCGTTTTAAATAAAATTACAAGTTTTATGAGTAATAATGAAATTAGCATAGATAGCCTAATGCAACGCCCATCAAAAAATCAAACAAGAACGATTTTTATAACAACACATATTGCAAATGAAGCAAAAATTACTAAATTGCTAAGCGAGTTACAAACTCAAGAATTTGTAAAAGGTGAAATTAATTTAATTAGAATTGAAGAATAA
- the rlmB gene encoding 23S rRNA (guanosine(2251)-2'-O)-methyltransferase RlmB has translation MIIYGKQVFMHYLSKAPEKIEEIYLAKDLDKQTFKDINKIGKKITKLDFIKAQAMAKGGNHQGFLAKVSEYELANIKDFKNMQKIVILHELSDVGNIGSITRSAYALGFDGIIHSGNNVNLEAVMRASAGALLEMKFTQTKDILSLINEFKQIGFNFYAANHSENAKEHNKIAFAPKSALIMGSEGKGLSAKIIRACDLEVKITMKNNFDSLNVSNAFAILGDRIMNE, from the coding sequence ATGATTATTTATGGCAAACAAGTGTTTATGCACTATCTTAGCAAAGCACCAGAAAAAATAGAAGAAATATATTTAGCAAAAGATCTAGATAAACAAACTTTTAAAGATATTAATAAAATAGGTAAAAAAATCACAAAACTTGATTTTATAAAAGCTCAAGCAATGGCTAAGGGTGGAAATCATCAAGGTTTTTTAGCAAAAGTTAGCGAGTATGAATTAGCTAATATTAAAGATTTTAAAAATATGCAAAAAATTGTAATCTTGCATGAGTTAAGTGATGTAGGAAATATAGGCTCAATTACTAGAAGTGCTTATGCTTTAGGCTTTGATGGGATAATTCATTCAGGAAATAATGTTAATCTTGAAGCTGTTATGAGAGCTAGTGCAGGTGCTTTGCTTGAGATGAAATTTACTCAAACTAAAGATATTTTAAGCTTGATTAATGAGTTTAAGCAAATTGGTTTTAATTTTTATGCAGCAAATCATTCAGAAAATGCAAAAGAGCATAATAAAATAGCTTTTGCTCCTAAATCAGCTTTAATTATGGGAAGTGAAGGAAAAGGCTTAAGTGCTAAGATAATAAGAGCTTGTGATTTAGAAGTAAAAATTACAATGAAGAATAATTTTGATAGCCTAAATGTTAGCAATGCTTTTGCTATTTTAGGAGATAGGATAATGAATGAATAA